The following are encoded in a window of Mycoplasma anserisalpingitidis genomic DNA:
- a CDS encoding MATE family efflux transporter has translation MNFFKSKKIEKNSAKIDKQARAKLLFENTPVKKAIFIVAIPGLATSLMLGLAAFINQIFILNFVPSTIFLLDTTANGTAQSGILYNFLPDDFIRLNREQFDLIFHTYNKSIELSDRINEMTSNQVGAIAVNTISPFTIFSNSIVYLIPVGTSVYYTKCVSKGLEKTGKDLWSTAFYATVICSLLATLVMYITIWAGLVDKIASHTKFDTYWLGLLDKNQELLIKFKQWGISNYKPSQIIQQYYESSREVSIYWSKIYIYIYCGGTIIQGLYLLLSYLIRAEGKNVYVMFWAIVANICDVILNILLIKIFKMGMLGAAISTILAWIINLTAYVFYIYKNNLKQKTWLSIKHLVHFKFRYKFLAPIGLLGFSGFIRSVGVAVGSLVITLLLTNLPYSNGASNVYLWAKASPIITLFFLALFGIADGSRSLLSYAYTKRDIKRVKQIYWYTLILSFSYAALVYILVACLADQFLYLLRVEKNVINEAVLYLRINMLRLALYSFATGAMLLFQGTNNIKNSIIATAMEGFLTFFIVMGIGVGFGFLLSSYGVDDFHAALVISISYAVNSLVAGLINFAISTYHLNKKIPKIDQIKLSWSRRIEHKFFAEAEVYEKNLSKNISIS, from the coding sequence ATGAATTTTTTTAAATCTAAAAAAATAGAAAAAAATTCTGCAAAAATCGATAAACAAGCTCGAGCAAAATTACTTTTTGAAAACACTCCGGTCAAAAAAGCTATCTTTATAGTTGCTATTCCTGGTTTAGCTACTTCGTTGATGTTAGGTTTGGCTGCGTTTATAAATCAAATTTTCATTCTTAATTTTGTACCTAGCACAATTTTTCTTTTAGATACAACTGCTAATGGTACTGCTCAAAGTGGTATTTTATACAATTTTTTGCCCGATGATTTTATTAGATTAAATAGAGAACAATTTGATCTGATTTTTCATACTTATAATAAGTCTATTGAACTAAGTGACAGAATTAATGAAATGACATCTAATCAAGTAGGAGCTATAGCTGTTAACACTATTTCGCCTTTTACTATTTTTAGTAACTCTATTGTTTATCTAATTCCGGTAGGAACTAGTGTTTATTACACTAAATGCGTTTCTAAAGGATTAGAAAAAACAGGTAAAGATTTATGAAGTACCGCTTTTTACGCAACTGTGATTTGTTCACTACTTGCAACTTTAGTAATGTATATTACTATTTGAGCAGGTTTGGTTGACAAAATTGCTTCACACACTAAATTTGATACTTATTGACTTGGATTATTAGATAAAAACCAAGAATTATTAATTAAATTTAAACAATGGGGTATCTCTAACTACAAACCAAGTCAAATTATTCAACAGTACTATGAATCTTCTAGAGAAGTAAGTATATATTGATCAAAAATTTATATTTACATCTACTGTGGCGGAACAATAATTCAAGGTTTATATTTATTACTTAGTTACTTAATTCGTGCCGAAGGAAAAAATGTTTATGTAATGTTTTGAGCTATTGTTGCTAATATTTGCGATGTTATATTAAACATTCTATTGATTAAAATTTTTAAAATGGGTATGCTTGGTGCTGCCATTTCAACAATTTTGGCTTGAATTATCAATTTAACCGCTTATGTGTTCTACATTTATAAAAACAATTTAAAACAAAAAACTTGATTGAGTATTAAACATTTAGTACACTTTAAGTTTAGATACAAATTTTTAGCGCCAATTGGTTTATTAGGTTTTAGTGGATTTATCCGTTCTGTTGGTGTAGCGGTTGGTTCGCTAGTAATAACTTTATTACTGACTAATTTACCTTATAGTAATGGTGCTTCTAACGTTTATTTATGAGCTAAAGCTTCACCAATTATTACATTATTCTTCTTAGCATTATTTGGAATAGCTGATGGTTCTAGAAGTTTATTAAGTTATGCTTACACTAAGAGAGATATAAAGAGAGTTAAACAAATTTATTGATATACTTTAATTCTTTCGTTTAGTTATGCAGCGTTAGTATATATACTTGTAGCATGTTTAGCTGATCAATTCTTGTATTTACTACGGGTAGAAAAAAATGTTATTAATGAAGCTGTCTTATATTTAAGAATAAATATGCTTAGATTAGCTCTTTATTCATTTGCTACTGGAGCAATGCTATTATTTCAAGGAACGAATAATATTAAGAATTCAATTATTGCTACAGCGATGGAAGGATTCTTAACATTCTTTATTGTTATGGGAATTGGAGTAGGTTTTGGATTCCTATTAAGTAGTTATGGAGTTGATGATTTCCACGCTGCTTTAGTAATTTCAATAAGTTATGCAGTTAATAGTCTAGTAGCTGGTCTGATAAATTTTGCAATTAGTACATATCACCTTAACAAAAAAATACCTAAAATTGATCAAATCAAGCTCAGTTGAAGCAGAAGAATTGAACATAAATTCTTTGCGGAAGCTGAAGTATATGAAAAAAATTTATCCAAAAATATTAGCATTAGTTAA
- a CDS encoding ZIP family metal transporter has product MSEKIEYLSNLIGSLETKILLVFLFLFILLLIPIFISLSLPFFFKQLNSKTKTYLYSFVTGFFIVMSLFGFMREALEISSVNSQRDWGKNYVYLSNILIIAGGSLIGIIVSFFIKYIISYKVNKKLLASRQMSAFIHIHDHDKTNIHSHTHPDIIFNKHDSVELTKDINKKSESKLKFVALLLLLTHRIPEGIILGNSISLIVEGSSNDITIAFIISLVLHLIPEEIIFFYRLREAGYNKWKAVLISVSGLLLFLPFMLVGSIIGKYILQNWVIYALMQSLIGGIFLFTSLVEFFPEFYHSHFDKKSWVKVLIFLFAGIIISIFILSFHMHGNSPV; this is encoded by the coding sequence ATGTCAGAAAAAATTGAATATCTTAGTAATTTGATTGGTTCTTTAGAAACAAAAATACTTTTAGTATTTTTATTTCTATTTATTCTTTTATTAATACCAATTTTTATATCTTTATCACTTCCTTTTTTCTTTAAACAATTAAATAGTAAAACAAAAACGTATTTATATTCCTTTGTTACTGGTTTTTTTATTGTAATGTCTCTTTTTGGCTTTATGAGAGAAGCTTTAGAAATTTCTTCAGTAAATTCTCAAAGAGATTGAGGTAAAAATTATGTTTATTTAAGCAATATTTTAATTATTGCTGGTGGTTCGTTAATAGGAATCATAGTAAGTTTTTTCATAAAATATATTATTTCTTATAAAGTAAATAAGAAATTACTTGCTTCTAGACAAATGAGTGCTTTTATACATATTCATGATCATGATAAAACAAATATTCACTCTCATACACACCCAGATATTATTTTTAATAAACATGACTCAGTTGAGTTAACTAAAGATATAAATAAAAAATCTGAATCCAAATTAAAATTTGTAGCTCTTTTATTACTTTTAACTCATAGAATACCTGAAGGGATTATTTTAGGAAATAGTATAAGTTTGATTGTTGAAGGCAGTTCAAATGATATTACTATCGCCTTTATAATTTCCTTAGTACTTCATTTAATTCCTGAAGAAATTATTTTTTTCTACAGACTTAGAGAAGCAGGATATAATAAGTGAAAGGCTGTTTTAATTTCCGTTTCTGGTTTATTACTATTTTTACCATTTATGTTGGTAGGTTCGATTATTGGTAAATATATTTTACAAAATTGAGTAATTTATGCTTTAATGCAATCACTTATTGGTGGAATTTTCCTATTTACTTCACTTGTAGAATTCTTCCCAGAATTCTATCACTCACATTTTGACAAGAAAAGTTGAGTAAAAGTTCTTATATTCTTATTTGCTGGAATAATAATAAGCATATTTATTCTTTCGTTCCATATGCATGGAAATTCACCAGTTTAA
- a CDS encoding YebC/PmpR family DNA-binding transcriptional regulator has product MAGHSHSANIAHRKGAQDAARGKIFQKLSKEIYVAASGAGGPDPETNPALKLAISKAKAKNMPKDNIERAIQKAKGDKNSSSYIETLFNATVGGGVTFIVNTLSDNINRVTSNIQAYFKKQNASLGKTGQVPYPFEKKGVIQIDDSLVSEDILLLNALESGAEDVKHIIEENIFEITSTPENFNDLRKAIENNLGITEFKMCEITYIPSLFVELDDEKKEKLLNFANDLQEDDDVQDVYHNIEI; this is encoded by the coding sequence ATGGCAGGACATTCACACTCAGCAAATATTGCCCACAGAAAAGGTGCACAAGATGCAGCTAGAGGAAAAATTTTTCAAAAACTTTCAAAAGAAATTTATGTAGCAGCTTCAGGAGCTGGTGGACCTGACCCTGAAACAAACCCAGCATTAAAATTAGCTATTTCAAAGGCCAAGGCTAAAAATATGCCTAAAGACAACATTGAGAGAGCTATTCAAAAAGCAAAAGGTGACAAAAATTCAAGTTCATACATCGAAACTTTATTTAATGCTACTGTAGGTGGTGGAGTTACTTTTATTGTTAATACTTTAAGTGATAATATTAACCGTGTAACTTCAAATATTCAAGCTTACTTTAAGAAACAAAATGCTTCATTAGGTAAAACTGGTCAAGTACCTTATCCATTTGAGAAAAAAGGAGTTATTCAAATTGATGATTCTTTAGTTTCAGAAGATATTTTATTATTAAATGCTCTAGAATCTGGAGCTGAGGATGTTAAACATATTATTGAAGAAAATATCTTTGAAATAACATCAACACCTGAAAATTTTAATGACTTAAGAAAAGCTATTGAAAATAATTTAGGTATTACTGAATTTAAGATGTGCGAAATAACTTATATTCCATCATTATTTGTTGAATTAGATGACGAGAAAAAAGAAAAATTATTAAATTTTGCTAATGATCTTCAAGAAGATGATGATGTTCAAGATGTTTACCACAATATAGAAATTTAA
- a CDS encoding NAD+ synthase: MNRTLTEYNQRQRKFNKEVALEYIDTIVNFLKEKVKESNSKGLIVGISGGIDSALVYALAKKAFPKDALGVIMPIDKMEHDLAHINELEKSMNTKFITINLKETFDAILDTLKVEDKMSISNIKPRLRMTTLYAIAQSKKHLVCGTDNKDEYFIGYFTKYGDGGVDLLPIVHLTKSEVKYLSKLLNVPESIINKKPSAGLWEGQSDEDELGFSYDDLDFYLDHINNNVIINKYLDKNVIEKIERMHKNSEHKRQSAYKPLDINKK, translated from the coding sequence ATGAATAGAACATTAACTGAATATAATCAAAGACAAAGAAAATTCAATAAAGAAGTAGCATTAGAATACATTGATACTATAGTAAATTTTTTAAAAGAAAAAGTAAAAGAGTCTAATTCTAAAGGTTTAATTGTTGGTATAAGTGGTGGTATTGACTCTGCTTTAGTATATGCCCTAGCAAAGAAAGCTTTTCCAAAAGATGCGCTTGGGGTTATCATGCCAATTGATAAAATGGAACATGATTTAGCTCATATTAATGAATTAGAAAAATCAATGAATACTAAATTCATTACAATAAATCTAAAAGAAACTTTTGATGCTATTTTAGATACGCTAAAAGTCGAAGACAAGATGTCAATTTCAAATATTAAACCAAGATTGAGAATGACAACTTTATATGCGATTGCTCAATCTAAAAAACACTTAGTATGTGGGACTGATAATAAAGATGAATATTTCATCGGATATTTTACAAAGTATGGTGATGGAGGAGTTGACTTGCTTCCAATAGTTCATTTAACTAAATCGGAAGTAAAATATCTTTCAAAGTTATTAAATGTTCCAGAATCAATTATTAATAAAAAACCTTCAGCAGGTCTATGAGAAGGTCAATCTGATGAAGATGAATTAGGTTTTAGTTATGATGATTTAGATTTTTACTTAGATCATATCAATAATAATGTTATAATAAACAAATATTTAGATAAAAATGTTATTGAAAAAATAGAAAGAATGCACAAAAACAGCGAACATAAACGTCAAAGTGCTTATAAACCATTAGATATTAATAAAAAATAA
- the mnmG gene encoding tRNA uridine-5-carboxymethylaminomethyl(34) synthesis enzyme MnmG: MNNKFEAIVIGGGHAGVEATFALANKGHKVALISFNLEKLAMMPCNPSIGGPAKGIITREIDALGGMQGYFADLAMIQIKMLNESKGPAVRAIRAQIDKEKYSKIIRENLEKHPNVTLIEAEVSQLNVENSIVVGITTREGQKYNANVVVLTTGTYMASKIIRGKTVFESGPDNEKTTTLISESLKSLGFELQRLKTGTPPRIYTDSIDFSEVQKEELSNMQLNFSERSNIKLPEQISCYLTYTTPETHKLIEENVHLSGMYSGVIKGIGPRYCPSIEDKIMRFIDKDRHQIFFEPETVEGDVMYINGLSTSLPIEVQAELIKTVPGLRNARVQKWAYAIEYDALNPLDLYPTLETKKIKNFFCAGQINGTSGYEEAAAQGLVAGINAALKLENKESLILKRSEAYIGVLIDDLVTKGTKEPYRMLTSRAEYRLLLRNDNNDSRLYKIAHQIGLISDKEFNRIDQKYKLIDEKIKELENTFLSTKDPIAQKYNVENSTNLVKLISRPEVDPKDVLNDFPYIQELTTIVRLDGYIKKQMADANKMLKLEKYSIPENIDYTKIPNIATEARQKLIRIKPLTIGQASRISGINPSDIQMLLFYIETNKKNEN, translated from the coding sequence ATGAATAACAAATTTGAAGCAATAGTTATAGGTGGAGGACATGCAGGGGTGGAAGCGACTTTTGCTTTAGCAAATAAAGGGCACAAAGTTGCTTTAATTAGTTTTAATCTTGAAAAATTAGCAATGATGCCATGTAATCCATCAATTGGTGGGCCAGCTAAGGGCATTATCACAAGAGAAATTGATGCGCTTGGTGGAATGCAAGGTTATTTTGCTGATTTGGCTATGATTCAAATTAAAATGTTAAATGAATCAAAAGGACCTGCTGTCAGAGCTATAAGAGCTCAAATTGATAAAGAAAAGTATTCTAAAATAATTAGAGAAAATCTCGAAAAACATCCTAACGTAACATTAATTGAAGCTGAAGTTTCTCAGCTTAATGTTGAAAATAGTATAGTAGTTGGTATAACAACTAGAGAAGGACAAAAATATAATGCTAATGTAGTTGTTTTAACCACCGGAACATACATGGCTTCAAAAATAATTAGAGGAAAGACAGTATTTGAATCTGGTCCTGATAACGAAAAAACAACTACTTTAATTTCTGAATCATTGAAATCATTAGGATTTGAACTTCAAAGACTAAAAACTGGTACACCTCCAAGAATTTATACAGATTCAATTGATTTTAGTGAAGTTCAAAAGGAGGAATTAAGTAATATGCAACTTAATTTTTCTGAACGTTCGAACATTAAACTCCCTGAACAAATTTCATGTTATTTAACATATACAACACCTGAAACTCATAAATTAATTGAAGAAAATGTTCATCTTTCTGGTATGTATTCTGGTGTTATTAAAGGTATAGGTCCAAGATATTGTCCAAGTATTGAAGATAAAATAATGCGTTTTATTGATAAAGATAGACATCAAATTTTCTTTGAACCCGAAACAGTTGAAGGTGATGTAATGTATATTAATGGTTTATCGACTTCATTACCAATCGAAGTTCAAGCTGAGTTAATTAAAACTGTTCCTGGATTAAGAAATGCTAGAGTTCAGAAATGAGCTTATGCAATTGAATATGATGCATTAAACCCTCTTGATTTATATCCTACTTTAGAAACTAAAAAAATCAAAAATTTCTTTTGTGCTGGACAAATTAACGGGACAAGCGGATATGAAGAAGCAGCAGCTCAAGGTTTAGTAGCTGGTATTAACGCTGCATTAAAACTCGAGAACAAAGAATCTTTAATTCTAAAGAGAAGCGAAGCATACATTGGAGTTTTAATTGATGATTTGGTTACTAAAGGCACAAAAGAACCTTATAGAATGCTTACAAGTAGAGCTGAATATAGATTGCTTTTAAGAAATGACAATAATGATTCAAGATTATACAAAATAGCTCATCAAATAGGTTTAATTTCTGATAAAGAATTCAATAGAATAGATCAAAAATATAAATTGATTGATGAAAAAATTAAAGAACTTGAAAATACATTCTTATCAACAAAAGACCCTATTGCTCAAAAATACAATGTAGAAAACAGTACTAACCTTGTTAAATTAATTTCTAGACCAGAAGTTGATCCTAAAGATGTACTTAATGATTTTCCTTATATTCAAGAGTTAACTACAATTGTTAGACTTGACGGTTATATCAAAAAACAAATGGCAGATGCTAATAAAATGCTGAAGTTAGAAAAATATTCAATACCAGAAAATATCGATTATACAAAGATACCAAACATCGCAACAGAGGCAAGACAAAAATTAATTAGAATTAAACCACTTACCATTGGACAAGCTTCAAGAATTAGTGGAATTAATCCGTCAGATATTCAAATGCTTTTATTCTATATTGAAACAAATAAAAAGAATGAAAATTAA
- a CDS encoding 23S rRNA (pseudouridine(1915)-N(3))-methyltransferase RlmH translates to MKINIIAIGSLEKDFKILYDEYIRKVGSYAKINLIEIKESKESNIYIKKAKETEQILSKIPKNSPIILCSLQGKMYDSIEFSEIFDKDNLTFIIGGSDGVDESKFENSTKIKFSNMTFPHQLFRVMLSEQIYRAFSIINNKKYHK, encoded by the coding sequence ATGAAAATTAATATCATTGCTATAGGTTCCTTGGAAAAAGATTTCAAAATATTGTATGATGAATATATAAGAAAAGTTGGTTCGTATGCAAAAATCAATTTAATTGAAATTAAGGAATCTAAAGAAAGTAATATATATATTAAGAAAGCAAAAGAAACTGAACAAATTCTAAGTAAAATACCAAAAAATTCACCAATAATATTATGCAGTCTACAGGGAAAAATGTATGACAGCATTGAATTTAGTGAAATCTTCGATAAAGATAACTTAACTTTTATCATCGGTGGGAGTGATGGTGTTGATGAGAGTAAATTTGAAAATTCTACTAAAATAAAATTTAGTAATATGACATTTCCTCATCAACTTTTTAGAGTTATGTTATCTGAGCAAATTTATAGAGCTTTTTCTATAATAAATAACAAAAAGTATCACAAATAA
- a CDS encoding TrkH family potassium uptake protein, which yields MKNFIKKSLDKISWLKSNISQQKWIFVVYILIVFLSAILLYSPITQNLTNGNKRVSFIDAIFTTASSFSDTGILTVQTYSQWNEFGQAIIALLFLLGGIGVFSLKLFLINWLFRKKSISLNEINLVNSERGSHNVSQTTRLVIVSLKFLLSTIVVFSFILTLYFYLVEPSQTEGMKQYFNDNGIIFNNPHNNFLLSLKFGIFHSISAINNAGFDIIGPNSLMPYYLNFPVQIMFIILFLLGGLGYPTIYDIRKFISHKIKRKKGKYNFTIFTKISVFTYLITAIIGILITFLFEYFAKDPNTFWNYTYNGESFYGDDWDKTFAIFFNILSTRSAGFATVNFNHFTSANTIIYSIFMFIGAAPASTGGGIRTTTFAIIILSVVTKMIGLPNIRIFKRSIPQETIYRSSQVLVISILLVFIITLICMTSSPAYNTTEMSNYNDFSDYLFVASSAFGTCGLSSGIDVNQFNIASKISLIILMFIGQFGISSTLLLWGRKRNYKNHYNYIESDVAIG from the coding sequence ATGAAAAATTTTATTAAAAAATCTCTAGATAAAATTTCTTGACTTAAATCAAATATTTCACAACAAAAATGAATTTTTGTAGTTTATATTCTGATAGTTTTTTTATCAGCGATATTACTTTATAGTCCTATAACTCAAAATTTAACAAATGGGAACAAAAGAGTGAGTTTTATTGATGCTATTTTCACTACAGCAAGTTCTTTTAGTGATACTGGAATTTTAACTGTTCAGACCTATAGCCAATGAAATGAATTCGGTCAGGCAATAATCGCACTTTTGTTCCTGTTAGGTGGAATTGGTGTATTTTCACTCAAACTATTCTTAATCAACTGACTTTTTAGAAAAAAGAGTATTAGCCTAAATGAAATAAATCTAGTTAATAGTGAAAGAGGTTCTCATAACGTCTCACAAACAACTAGACTAGTTATAGTTAGCTTAAAATTTCTTTTATCAACAATTGTAGTATTTTCTTTTATATTGACATTATATTTCTATTTAGTTGAACCGAGTCAAACTGAAGGAATGAAACAGTATTTTAATGATAATGGGATAATATTTAATAACCCACACAATAATTTTTTACTTAGTTTAAAATTCGGTATATTTCACTCAATATCCGCAATTAATAATGCAGGTTTTGATATTATTGGTCCTAATTCATTAATGCCTTATTACTTAAATTTTCCTGTTCAAATAATGTTTATTATTCTATTTTTACTTGGAGGTTTGGGTTATCCTACTATATATGACATTCGTAAATTCATATCTCATAAAATAAAAAGAAAAAAAGGAAAATATAATTTTACGATCTTTACCAAAATATCTGTATTTACTTATTTAATAACTGCTATTATTGGTATTTTAATAACATTTTTATTCGAGTATTTTGCTAAGGACCCTAATACTTTTTGAAACTACACTTATAATGGTGAATCATTTTATGGTGATGATTGAGATAAAACTTTTGCAATATTCTTTAATATTTTATCCACTAGATCTGCAGGTTTTGCGACTGTTAACTTCAATCATTTTACTAGCGCAAATACAATCATATACTCTATTTTTATGTTCATAGGTGCTGCTCCTGCATCAACCGGTGGTGGAATCAGAACAACTACTTTTGCAATAATAATCCTTAGTGTTGTTACTAAAATGATCGGTTTACCAAATATTAGAATATTCAAGCGTTCAATACCTCAAGAAACAATTTATCGCTCATCCCAAGTTCTTGTAATTAGTATTCTTTTAGTATTTATAATTACCTTGATATGTATGACTAGCTCACCAGCTTATAATACAACAGAAATGTCTAATTACAATGATTTCTCAGATTATTTATTTGTTGCATCTAGTGCTTTTGGAACTTGTGGTCTTTCAAGTGGTATTGATGTAAATCAATTTAATATTGCAAGTAAAATTTCATTAATCATTCTAATGTTTATTGGTCAATTCGGAATTAGTTCAACATTACTTCTTTGAGGTAGAAAACGCAATTATAAGAATCATTATAATTATATTGAAAGTGATGTTGCAATTGGTTAA
- the atpC gene encoding ATP synthase F1 subunit epsilon has protein sequence MKTINLVITTPIKEVYNGQVEIVTLKTPNGFIGLQANHAPFFSNIEPGKLEINSDKSKNYEKYLVGSGLVYCNGSEINVLTDDILLYDEIDIERARRDREYALELLKQGNHTPSDMAKVELKLKKAISKIDAYNETHK, from the coding sequence ATGAAAACCATTAATTTAGTAATTACTACTCCTATTAAAGAAGTTTATAATGGACAAGTTGAAATTGTTACATTAAAAACTCCCAATGGTTTTATTGGTCTTCAAGCTAATCATGCTCCATTTTTCTCAAATATTGAACCTGGTAAATTAGAAATTAATAGTGACAAAAGCAAAAACTACGAAAAATACCTTGTAGGTAGTGGTCTAGTTTACTGCAATGGTTCAGAAATTAATGTTTTAACTGATGATATTCTGCTTTACGATGAAATTGATATTGAAAGAGCTAGAAGAGATCGTGAATACGCCTTAGAGTTACTAAAACAAGGTAATCATACTCCTTCAGATATGGCTAAGGTGGAATTAAAGCTTAAAAAAGCAATTTCTAAAATTGATGCTTATAACGAAACTCATAAATAA
- the atpD gene encoding F0F1 ATP synthase subunit beta: protein MKKNIGTVVQILGPVVDVRFTPGNLPKLLNALEIKHNGETYTLEVSQHMGDDTVRTIAMVSTNGLSRGMEVIDTGAAISVPVGNKVLGRMFDVLGNPIDNMGEISDVERNPIHAPAPSYEEQKTTSEILETGIKVIDLLIPYAKGGKIGLFGGAGVGKTVLVQELINNIATQHSGLSVFAGVGERTREGNDLYHEMKAAGVLDKTALVFGQMNEPPGARMRVALTGLTMAEYFRDEQNQDVLLFIDNIFRFTQAGSEVSALLGRMPSAVGYQPTLATEMGQLQERITSTRRGSITSVQAVYVPADDLTDPAPATTFTHLDAKTVLDRNIAALGIYPAIDPLESSSRLLDPLVIGQEHYMVAQGVIGILQRFKELQDIIAILGMGELSEEDKKIVARARRIRNFLSQPFNVAEKFSGIPGEFVKVEDTIRSFKEILEGKYDEYPEDIFRYAGSIEQVKERYNKLKEEK, encoded by the coding sequence ATGAAAAAGAATATTGGAACAGTTGTTCAAATATTAGGTCCAGTTGTTGATGTTCGTTTTACTCCAGGTAATTTACCAAAATTACTCAATGCTTTAGAAATAAAACACAACGGAGAAACTTACACACTTGAAGTTTCACAACACATGGGTGATGATACTGTTAGAACTATCGCTATGGTTTCAACTAATGGTTTAAGTAGAGGTATGGAAGTAATTGATACTGGCGCAGCTATTAGTGTTCCAGTTGGAAATAAAGTTCTTGGAAGAATGTTTGACGTTCTAGGAAATCCTATTGACAATATGGGAGAAATTAGTGACGTTGAACGTAATCCAATCCATGCTCCTGCTCCTTCGTACGAAGAACAAAAAACTACTTCAGAAATACTAGAGACAGGAATTAAAGTTATTGACTTATTAATTCCTTATGCTAAAGGTGGAAAAATTGGACTTTTCGGTGGAGCTGGGGTTGGTAAAACAGTTCTTGTTCAAGAGTTAATTAATAATATTGCAACTCAACACAGCGGACTTTCGGTTTTTGCTGGAGTTGGCGAACGTACTCGCGAAGGAAATGATTTATATCACGAGATGAAGGCCGCAGGTGTTTTAGATAAAACTGCTTTAGTTTTCGGTCAAATGAACGAACCTCCCGGGGCACGTATGAGAGTTGCTCTTACAGGTTTAACAATGGCTGAATATTTCAGAGATGAACAAAATCAAGATGTTCTTTTATTCATTGATAACATCTTTAGATTTACTCAAGCTGGTTCAGAGGTTTCAGCTTTACTTGGACGTATGCCTAGTGCTGTTGGATATCAACCTACTTTAGCCACAGAAATGGGTCAACTTCAAGAAAGAATTACTTCTACTAGACGTGGTTCAATTACTTCTGTACAAGCAGTTTACGTGCCTGCCGATGACTTAACTGACCCAGCGCCTGCTACAACTTTTACTCACCTTGATGCTAAAACTGTTTTAGACCGTAATATAGCAGCATTAGGTATTTATCCAGCGATCGATCCACTTGAAAGTTCATCGCGCCTTCTTGATCCATTGGTTATCGGACAAGAACACTACATGGTAGCTCAAGGAGTTATTGGTATTCTTCAAAGATTCAAAGAACTTCAAGATATTATTGCAATTCTTGGAATGGGTGAACTTTCTGAAGAAGACAAGAAAATTGTTGCTAGAGCTCGTAGAATCCGTAATTTTCTTTCTCAGCCATTTAACGTTGCTGAAAAATTCTCTGGTATCCCTGGTGAATTTGTTAAAGTTGAAGATACAATTAGAAGTTTTAAGGAAATACTTGAAGGTAAATATGATGAATATCCAGAAGATATTTTCCGTTATGCTGGAAGTATTGAACAAGTCAAAGAACGTTATAACAAGTTAAAAGAAGAAAAATAA